A genomic stretch from Capricornis sumatraensis isolate serow.1 chromosome 4, serow.2, whole genome shotgun sequence includes:
- the LOC138077730 gene encoding taste receptor type 2 member 7-like yields the protein MERTLNNILTIISAGEFLLGILGNGFIVLVNCIDWIRSRKFSLIDFILTCLAISRIFVLCIMISSTGLYVISEEIQYNKNLLINFGFLWTGSNYFSIACTTCISVFYLLRIANFSNFLFLWMKRRIHKVLLIIALGAVFSFCLCLLHKNMAVEILFQNQVNSKRNVTLDFLMIKYDLFLTIMFLIPFVVSLASFLLLILSLCGHLRRMKGVDCSSEAHVRALKAMISFLLLFILYYLSNIMTVWANHILGSFVAKIFVNMLLFFCPSGHPLLLILWNSKLKKASLCVLRKLRGYMNLRKPTLPKISLKQ from the coding sequence ATGGAGAGAACACTGAACAATATACTTACGATCATTTCTGCTGGAGAATTCTTACTAGGTATTTTGGGAAATGGATTCATTGTTCTGGTTAACTGTATTGATTGGATCAGgagcaggaagttctccctgatTGACTTTATTCTCACCTGCTTGGCTATTTCCAGAATATTTGTGCTGTGCATAATGATTTCAAGTACAGGTTTATATGTAATCTCTGAGGAAATACAGTACAACAAAAATCTCCTGATAAATTTTGGGTTCCTCTGGACAGGATCCAATTATTTCTCCATAGCCTGCACCACCTGCATCAGTGTCTTCTATCTCCTCAGAATAGCTaacttttctaatttccttttcctctggATGAAACGGAGAATTCACAAGGTGCTTCTCATTATTGCACTGGgggctgtcttctctttctgcttgtGCCTTCTTCACAAGAATATGGCAGTTGAAATCCTGTTCCAAAACCAGGTAAACAGCAAAAGAAATGTGACACTGGACTTTCTAATGATAAAATACGATTTGTTCCTTACCATAATGTTCCTCATCCCCTTTGTAGTGTCCCTGgcctcctttctccttttaattCTCTCCTTATGTGGTCATCTCAGGCGTATGAAGGGTGTAGACTGTAGCTCGGAAGCCCATGTGAGAGCCCTGAAGGCTATGATTTCATTCCTACTCCTCTTCATTCTATACTATTTGAGCAATATTATGACAGTGTGGGCCAATCACATTCTTGGTAGTTTTGTGGCAAAGATTTTTGTGAACATGCTGTTATTTTTCTGTCCTTCTGGCCACCCTTTGCTTCTGATTTTGTGGAACAGCAAATTGAAAAAGGCTTCACTCTGTGTCCTAAGGAAGCTGAGGGGTTACATGAATCTAAGAAAACCTACTCTTCCAAAAATAAGCCTGAAGCAATGA